One stretch of Gemmatimonas sp. DNA includes these proteins:
- a CDS encoding BON domain-containing protein, giving the protein MSTSMPQPFDAQPFSPLLSPALVQRTVFDNGVEAEISLIADRTYTPRDDRELLAASTRALRDASHVPKGRVVASVRGGTVVLDKRTSFYYERAAAECAVRFLDGVRSVENHILVEPTALADAVRLRIADALLRTAVNEATHIAVQAVGGTVILQGVIQSSAERDAAERAAWTVAGVHLVIDNLIVSA; this is encoded by the coding sequence ATGTCTACCTCAATGCCGCAACCGTTCGATGCACAGCCGTTCTCGCCACTCTTGTCACCCGCACTGGTACAGCGCACGGTGTTCGACAACGGCGTAGAGGCGGAGATCAGCCTGATCGCCGATCGCACGTACACCCCCCGTGACGATCGCGAGTTGCTCGCGGCATCGACGCGCGCGCTGCGCGATGCGTCCCATGTGCCGAAGGGTCGCGTGGTCGCGAGCGTGCGTGGCGGCACGGTAGTCCTCGATAAACGCACGTCGTTCTACTACGAACGCGCGGCGGCTGAGTGTGCGGTGCGTTTCCTCGACGGCGTGCGCTCCGTCGAGAATCACATTCTGGTGGAGCCGACGGCCCTGGCCGATGCCGTGCGACTGCGTATTGCCGACGCGCTGCTCCGCACCGCGGTGAACGAGGCCACGCACATCGCCGTGCAGGCGGTTGGCGGAACGGTCATTCTGCAGGGTGTCATTCAATCCTCCGCCGAACGCGACGCGGCTGAGCGCGCGGCATGGACCGTTGCGGGTGTGCACTTGGTGATCGACAACCTGATCGTCAGCGCATAG
- a CDS encoding amidohydrolase family protein gives MNRRALTLSVALWAGCLLSLFPRPALASRRLPDSLTVIHAGTMLDGRGGRLNNVWVVVRGRRIERVSTRPVTLSGATRIELGAATLLPGLIDAHTHPGWYVDKQGKRNSPRSGDTPTEAALARAGNLYATLMAGFTTIQSIGGPEDSELRDAISRGRIPGPRLLTSLAPINSTRPSPDSMRVLVRGLKAQGADLIKLFASSGLGAGGAQTLSNEQIAAICGEAKSLGLRTLVHAISAASVRAAVLGGCTQIEHGIFVTDAELTLMAEHGTIFDPQLCLVFQNYIDHPDAYSFTDSTLAPLKAAIPTASAMYTRALRVPKLKIVFGTDAVALAHGRNADELLCRVKSGQSPMAAIISATSVGAEALGLGDRIGSIVPGYEADLIAVDGDPSRDIGATRRVTFVMVGGVRYR, from the coding sequence ATGAATCGACGCGCGCTCACGCTCTCCGTGGCCCTGTGGGCCGGTTGCCTCCTCAGTCTTTTTCCTCGGCCAGCACTCGCGTCACGCCGACTCCCCGACTCGCTCACCGTCATTCACGCCGGCACCATGCTCGACGGCCGTGGCGGGCGCCTCAACAACGTGTGGGTGGTGGTGCGGGGGCGTCGCATCGAGCGGGTGAGCACGAGGCCCGTTACGCTCTCGGGCGCGACCCGCATTGAGCTTGGCGCGGCGACGCTGTTGCCCGGGCTGATCGACGCGCACACGCATCCCGGCTGGTATGTCGACAAGCAGGGTAAGCGGAATTCCCCGCGCAGTGGTGATACGCCCACCGAGGCTGCGCTGGCGCGGGCCGGCAACCTGTACGCCACACTGATGGCGGGGTTTACCACGATCCAGAGCATCGGTGGACCCGAAGACAGCGAGCTGCGAGATGCCATTTCCCGAGGCCGCATTCCGGGGCCGCGATTGCTCACCTCGCTCGCGCCGATCAACAGTACGCGTCCGTCGCCCGATTCCATGCGCGTCCTGGTTCGCGGGCTCAAAGCACAGGGGGCAGACCTGATCAAGCTCTTTGCGTCCAGCGGCTTGGGCGCGGGCGGTGCGCAGACCCTGTCCAACGAACAGATCGCCGCGATCTGCGGCGAGGCGAAATCACTCGGATTGCGCACGCTGGTGCATGCGATCAGTGCGGCGAGCGTGAGGGCTGCAGTCCTCGGTGGGTGTACCCAGATCGAGCATGGGATCTTCGTCACCGATGCCGAGCTCACGCTCATGGCAGAGCATGGCACCATCTTCGATCCGCAACTCTGTCTCGTGTTCCAGAATTACATCGACCATCCTGACGCCTACAGCTTCACCGACTCCACACTCGCACCACTGAAGGCGGCCATCCCTACGGCCAGCGCGATGTACACGCGCGCGCTGCGCGTCCCGAAGCTCAAGATCGTGTTCGGCACTGACGCGGTGGCACTCGCCCACGGGCGAAATGCCGACGAGTTGCTCTGTCGCGTGAAGTCAGGTCAGTCGCCCATGGCAGCGATCATCTCGGCGACGAGCGTCGGTGCCGAAGCCCTCGGCCTCGGCGACCGCATCGGCAGCATTGTGCCGGGCTACGAAGCGGACCTCATTGCCGTCGATGGCGATCCGTCCCGTGACATCGGCGCGACGCGGCGGGTGACATTCGTGATGGTGGGCGGCGTCCGCTATCGCTGA
- a CDS encoding universal stress protein, with protein sequence MPTHAPNTRRATDLLNTFAPTVAPAGPILIATDTSSASDAAFPMARLLAASLNASVEVVSALRPNTMPMYAYEPVPYWTQAEPYLLDGRQSEIDRQIGRTTPVGTAWPVRVRVGEPLTEIVEDARAIDARVIIVGRGRHSMLARVFGGESVLRLLQLGDTPVLAVEPGSDTPPMNVVIATDFSAFSLYAAQVAMGLIAPPATVRLVHVGPTLSEPDAANAAIVDGYTNEIATGFALLKEHLEPRGFIVETVSLQGSPSARLLEYLETSQADLVVTATHGYGFLRRMVLGSVTTDLIRSAPCSVLCVPGRARTIAAARANATAKQQTRTYALDVLDAELNAFTTRNAGRSCSIEMDRVDLGAQSLGHGMPLVGATYDKHDRSVSLMFGASSLLGEHLSHRMQGCESVHTISNAQGRDQVMRIVHDGGQTLLLLD encoded by the coding sequence ATGCCGACCCATGCGCCGAACACTCGTCGTGCGACCGACCTGCTGAACACCTTCGCGCCGACGGTCGCCCCGGCGGGGCCGATTCTCATCGCGACCGATACCTCGTCCGCCTCCGATGCCGCGTTTCCGATGGCGCGTCTGCTCGCTGCATCGCTGAATGCATCGGTGGAAGTCGTGAGCGCCCTGCGGCCGAACACCATGCCGATGTATGCGTACGAGCCCGTCCCGTATTGGACGCAGGCCGAGCCGTATCTCCTGGACGGTCGCCAGTCGGAGATCGACCGGCAAATCGGGCGTACGACGCCCGTTGGCACGGCGTGGCCCGTGCGGGTGCGCGTAGGTGAGCCACTCACGGAGATTGTGGAAGATGCGCGCGCGATCGATGCGCGCGTGATCATCGTTGGTCGCGGACGGCACTCCATGCTCGCCCGGGTGTTCGGCGGCGAATCGGTGCTGCGGCTGCTGCAACTGGGCGATACGCCGGTGTTGGCCGTCGAACCGGGGTCGGACACGCCGCCGATGAATGTGGTGATCGCCACCGACTTCAGCGCCTTCAGTCTCTATGCGGCACAGGTTGCCATGGGCCTGATTGCGCCTCCGGCCACCGTGCGGCTGGTGCACGTGGGTCCCACGCTCAGCGAACCCGATGCGGCGAACGCGGCCATCGTGGATGGGTACACGAATGAGATCGCCACAGGATTCGCTCTACTGAAGGAGCATCTTGAGCCGCGCGGCTTCATCGTGGAAACTGTCTCGCTGCAGGGCAGTCCGTCGGCGCGTCTGCTCGAGTATCTCGAGACTTCTCAGGCCGATCTCGTGGTCACGGCTACCCACGGCTACGGTTTCCTGCGTCGGATGGTGCTGGGTAGCGTGACCACGGACCTGATACGCTCGGCGCCGTGCTCGGTGTTGTGCGTACCCGGACGCGCGCGCACCATCGCCGCGGCTCGCGCCAACGCGACGGCCAAGCAGCAGACGCGCACGTATGCGCTCGACGTGCTCGACGCCGAGCTTAACGCGTTCACCACGCGCAACGCCGGTCGCTCCTGCAGCATCGAGATGGATCGTGTCGATCTCGGCGCGCAGTCGCTGGGGCACGGCATGCCGCTGGTCGGCGCCACCTATGACAAGCACGATCGCAGCGTCTCGCTGATGTTCGGTGCATCGAGCCTGCTCGGTGAGCACCTTAGTCATCGCATGCAGGGGTGCGAGTCGGTGCACACCATCTCGAATGCCCAAGGTCGGGATCAGGTCATGCGCATCGTGCACGACGGTGGCCAGACGCTGTTGCTGCTCGATTGA
- a CDS encoding ArsC/Spx/MgsR family protein — protein METVVQVFGTKKSADTRKAQRFFQERRIKVHFCDLAERPASIGELKRFTQKFGVDAIIDRTSKRFLDLGLRQALYGEERWLSILSEEPFILKQPLVRFQNKVCVGVDEKLWKEWLAS, from the coding sequence ATGGAAACCGTGGTCCAGGTTTTTGGCACCAAGAAAAGTGCCGATACGCGTAAAGCGCAGCGCTTCTTTCAGGAGCGCCGCATCAAGGTGCATTTCTGTGACTTGGCGGAACGACCGGCGTCGATCGGAGAGCTCAAGCGCTTCACGCAGAAGTTCGGCGTGGACGCGATCATTGATCGCACGTCGAAGCGCTTTCTCGATCTTGGACTGCGTCAGGCGCTGTACGGCGAGGAGCGTTGGCTCAGTATCCTTTCCGAGGAGCCGTTCATTCTGAAGCAGCCGCTCGTGCGGTTCCAGAACAAGGTGTGCGTTGGCGTGGACGAAAAGCTGTGGAAGGAGTGGCTCGCGTCCTAG
- a CDS encoding dicarboxylate/amino acid:cation symporter — translation MSRLLRNLTFQVLVAVSLGILLGVVAPDTAKSLKPLGDTFINLVKMVITPIIFLTIVHGIASMADLRKLGRVGGKALLYFELVSTLALAIGLIIVNVTKPGAGLDISTMQLGDVSKYTTAGAQQSTLEFLLHIVPSNIVAAFASGELLPVVFFSVLFGVALTAVGDAGRDIADLLVRFQAVFFKIVSMVMVLAPIGAFGAMAYTVGAFGLKTLVPLARLMLDVYATMAVFVFVVLGLICRAYGFRIWKFLRFIKDEILLVLGTSSSEAALPRMLIKLEQYGCAKPIVGLVIPTGYSFNLDGTSIYLSMATIFIAQVYKVDLSLTQQLTLLGILMLTSKGAAGVTGSGFIVLASTLAATRTVPVEGVALLLGVDRFMSEARAITNLIGNGVATLVVSRSEGAFDDEKRKIAEATGATV, via the coding sequence ATTTCGCGCCTCCTCAGGAACCTGACCTTTCAGGTGCTCGTTGCCGTCTCGCTTGGCATTCTGCTGGGCGTCGTCGCCCCGGATACCGCCAAGTCGCTCAAGCCCCTCGGCGACACGTTCATCAATCTCGTGAAGATGGTGATCACGCCGATCATCTTCCTCACGATTGTGCACGGCATCGCGAGCATGGCGGATCTCCGCAAGCTCGGACGCGTGGGTGGCAAGGCGCTGCTGTACTTCGAACTGGTGTCCACGCTGGCGTTGGCGATCGGCTTGATCATCGTGAACGTGACCAAGCCCGGCGCCGGCCTCGACATCTCGACGATGCAACTCGGGGACGTGAGCAAGTACACGACGGCCGGTGCGCAACAGAGCACGCTCGAGTTTCTGCTGCACATCGTGCCCAGCAACATCGTGGCCGCGTTCGCAAGCGGAGAACTGCTTCCGGTCGTGTTCTTCTCGGTGCTCTTCGGCGTCGCGCTCACGGCGGTGGGTGATGCGGGACGCGACATCGCCGATCTGCTGGTGCGATTTCAGGCCGTGTTCTTCAAGATCGTCTCGATGGTCATGGTGCTCGCGCCGATCGGCGCCTTCGGCGCCATGGCATACACGGTCGGTGCCTTCGGACTCAAGACGCTCGTACCGCTCGCCCGGCTGATGCTCGACGTGTATGCCACGATGGCCGTGTTCGTGTTCGTCGTGCTCGGATTGATCTGCCGCGCCTATGGCTTCCGGATCTGGAAGTTCCTGCGTTTCATCAAGGACGAGATTCTCCTGGTGCTCGGCACGTCGAGTTCCGAGGCCGCGCTACCGCGCATGCTGATCAAGCTCGAACAGTACGGCTGCGCGAAGCCCATCGTGGGGTTGGTGATTCCCACCGGCTATTCGTTCAATCTCGATGGCACGAGCATCTACCTGTCGATGGCCACGATCTTCATCGCGCAGGTGTACAAGGTGGACTTGAGCCTCACCCAGCAGCTCACACTGCTTGGCATTCTCATGCTGACCAGCAAAGGCGCCGCCGGCGTGACAGGCTCGGGCTTCATCGTCTTGGCCAGCACCCTCGCCGCCACCCGCACGGTGCCGGTAGAAGGCGTGGCGCTATTGCTTGGCGTGGACCGCTTCATGTCCGAAGCGCGCGCGATCACGAACCTGATCGGCAACGGTGTCGCGACGCTGGTCGTGTCACGGAGTGAAGGCGCGTTCGATGATGAAAAACGGAAGATCGCGGAGGCCACGGGGGCAACCGTGTGA
- a CDS encoding sigma-70 family RNA polymerase sigma factor, giving the protein MSTPEATTADATIIRRVLAGDVNAFALIVDRYHARCLRVATHLLADSDDAEDAVQDAFVRAYRHLGSYRPRSSGDDSGGDRFGAWLLRILVNQCRTRSARMARYARFDTELSGQRSGVPAELAAESDHEAAERRTDLAQALALLSPEHREAVVLRFADELSYEEMASITGVGVSALKMRVQRACTRLRALLAEHLHA; this is encoded by the coding sequence ATGTCCACGCCTGAGGCCACTACGGCCGACGCCACGATTATCCGACGGGTGCTGGCCGGAGACGTCAACGCCTTCGCGTTGATCGTTGACCGGTACCACGCCCGTTGTCTGCGCGTGGCGACACATCTGCTGGCTGACTCCGACGACGCCGAGGACGCGGTGCAAGACGCGTTTGTGCGCGCCTACCGGCATCTCGGGAGCTACCGGCCCAGAAGCAGTGGTGACGACAGCGGAGGCGACCGCTTCGGGGCGTGGCTGCTGCGCATCCTCGTGAACCAGTGCCGCACGCGGTCCGCTCGCATGGCCCGCTATGCACGGTTCGATACCGAACTATCTGGGCAGCGCTCGGGCGTGCCCGCCGAGCTCGCTGCGGAATCGGACCACGAAGCCGCCGAGCGACGCACCGATCTCGCCCAGGCGCTCGCTCTGCTCAGCCCCGAACACCGGGAGGCCGTGGTCCTGCGCTTCGCCGACGAGTTGAGCTATGAAGAGATGGCGTCAATCACCGGGGTCGGCGTGTCCGCCCTCAAGATGCGCGTGCAACGCGCCTGTACCCGACTACGCGCCCTGCTCGCGGAGCACCTCCATGCCTGA
- a CDS encoding DUF2723 domain-containing protein, with translation MLLHALRSRGAPAGCALFALCTLLAGYVDLWRGGTDLAAALLTLGYVVFVPIAILVAGNAFGSDSPEEDAPPYRAAAVVSLAVLALYAFTLAPTTAMWDASEYIAAAKVLGIPHPPGNPMFVLLAHAFAQATSLLPVSLTYAARVNLLAATTSALSAGCWFLVAHRSLRGFDMPRVPRLVTAAAAAWIGATAFTVWNQSVVNEKVYTVAMLGLAVSAWCALRWHDTRNNAFLVLIAYLCGMGYANHPAGFLPLPAVGLFVLLRRPGTLLRWRTLSAAALMMSIGLTPFLFQPIRAAHRPVINVGEPTACVGAPELSCTFSAETWTKLMSNVSREQYGGHNVAVRQAPIGAQFGMWWQYFEWQWMRDAWQQHPRAQQLLALGVLALGVFGGVRHFQRDRASFAFVAPLIFTLTPALIVYLNFKYGASQAPDLGDSVNREVRDRDYFYLWSFATWSVWVGMGLGALWQQLSRRATWARTSVVMSLALVPLLVNGGSASRRGHEFTALWARDLLQSVEPNGVLITNGDNDSFPVWYAQFVEGIRPDVTIALVPYLNTDWYARQLLQRPPVPYDGSGIAAYRALSTTVPATAFGALTAAETDAVPPYLQLQETARFQHAGIDAVIPAGYLTRDQLMVLQFIKSTFPARPIHFSIGGYPRGIGLNDYVVTQGLTQRLLNEPAASHPEYMAYPGGHLDLERTRALWQSYRAPAALLAQGEWVDSPSVSIPAAYVITGQLLGFGSRAAGDSTTGDAVLRQVDRLTRAAGLER, from the coding sequence ATGCTGCTTCACGCTCTCCGCTCGCGCGGGGCCCCCGCTGGCTGCGCGCTGTTCGCGCTGTGCACCCTGTTGGCCGGCTATGTCGACCTGTGGCGCGGCGGCACCGACCTGGCCGCGGCGTTGCTCACCCTTGGCTACGTCGTGTTCGTACCGATCGCGATCCTCGTAGCCGGCAACGCATTCGGATCCGATTCACCCGAGGAAGACGCGCCGCCGTACCGCGCGGCGGCCGTGGTCTCGCTCGCGGTCCTCGCGCTCTATGCGTTCACGCTCGCGCCCACCACGGCGATGTGGGACGCCAGCGAGTACATCGCCGCCGCCAAGGTGCTCGGCATTCCGCATCCGCCGGGGAATCCGATGTTCGTGCTGCTCGCCCACGCGTTCGCGCAGGCGACATCGCTGCTGCCCGTATCGCTGACCTACGCCGCGCGGGTGAATCTGCTGGCTGCCACCACCAGTGCTCTGTCGGCCGGTTGCTGGTTTCTGGTGGCGCATCGCTCACTGCGCGGGTTCGACATGCCGCGCGTGCCGCGACTGGTCACCGCTGCTGCCGCCGCGTGGATCGGTGCCACCGCCTTCACGGTGTGGAACCAGAGCGTCGTGAACGAAAAGGTGTACACGGTGGCGATGCTCGGCCTCGCGGTATCCGCGTGGTGTGCACTGCGCTGGCACGACACGCGCAACAATGCCTTCCTCGTGCTCATCGCCTATCTGTGCGGAATGGGCTACGCCAATCACCCCGCCGGCTTTCTGCCCCTACCAGCGGTGGGATTGTTCGTCCTGCTGCGCCGTCCGGGCACGTTGCTGCGATGGCGCACGCTGAGTGCGGCCGCGCTCATGATGAGCATAGGGCTCACGCCATTTCTGTTTCAACCCATTCGCGCCGCGCATCGCCCGGTGATCAATGTGGGTGAACCCACCGCCTGCGTCGGCGCGCCGGAGCTGTCGTGTACCTTCAGCGCCGAAACGTGGACGAAGCTGATGTCGAACGTGAGCCGAGAGCAGTACGGCGGACACAACGTCGCCGTGCGTCAGGCGCCGATCGGCGCACAGTTCGGTATGTGGTGGCAGTACTTCGAATGGCAATGGATGCGCGACGCGTGGCAGCAGCACCCGCGAGCGCAACAGCTGCTCGCGCTGGGCGTGTTGGCACTCGGCGTGTTCGGTGGTGTGCGTCATTTCCAGCGTGACCGCGCCTCGTTCGCGTTCGTGGCGCCACTCATCTTCACGCTCACGCCCGCACTGATCGTGTATCTGAACTTCAAGTACGGTGCTTCACAAGCACCGGATCTTGGCGACAGCGTGAACCGCGAAGTCCGCGACCGTGACTATTTCTACTTGTGGAGCTTCGCCACCTGGAGTGTGTGGGTGGGCATGGGCCTTGGCGCCTTGTGGCAGCAGCTGTCCCGGCGAGCCACGTGGGCGCGCACCAGTGTCGTGATGTCACTGGCGTTGGTGCCGCTGCTGGTGAACGGCGGGTCTGCCTCGCGGCGCGGACACGAATTCACGGCGCTCTGGGCGCGTGACCTGCTGCAGTCGGTCGAACCCAATGGCGTGCTGATCACCAACGGCGACAATGATTCGTTTCCCGTCTGGTACGCGCAGTTTGTTGAAGGCATACGTCCCGATGTCACCATCGCGCTGGTACCGTATCTGAACACGGATTGGTACGCACGACAGCTGCTGCAGCGGCCACCCGTGCCGTACGACGGCAGTGGTATTGCGGCCTATCGGGCCTTGAGTACGACCGTGCCGGCCACAGCGTTCGGCGCACTGACCGCGGCCGAGACCGACGCCGTTCCGCCGTATCTGCAGCTGCAGGAAACGGCAAGATTTCAACACGCGGGCATCGATGCCGTCATTCCGGCGGGCTATCTCACACGGGATCAGTTGATGGTGCTGCAATTCATCAAGTCCACATTCCCCGCGCGACCCATTCACTTCTCCATTGGCGGCTATCCGCGCGGCATTGGTCTGAACGACTACGTGGTGACACAGGGGCTTACGCAGCGACTGCTGAACGAGCCAGCTGCATCGCACCCGGAGTACATGGCCTATCCCGGTGGTCATCTCGACCTGGAGCGCACGCGGGCGTTGTGGCAATCGTACCGTGCACCAGCCGCCTTGCTGGCTCAGGGTGAATGGGTGGACTCGCCGTCGGTGTCCATTCCGGCTGCCTACGTCATTACCGGACAGCTGCTGGGCTTTGGTTCGCGGGCGGCCGGAGACAGCACGACCGGTGACGCAGTGCTGCGGCAGGTTGACCGCCTCACACGCGCCGCCGGGTTGGAGCGCTAG
- a CDS encoding MBL fold metallo-hydrolase, with protein MPVTWYAGGITCDARPTFRIHEYREGLYILRQPACTNYEKPFLYLLIGSTRALLIDTGAGGIDVAAPIDSLLTAWRATHGGAVRQLVVAHSHGHGDHTAGDAQFRDRAGIVLVPRDSAAVYAFFGFRAQRSDAQRTDAVSFDLGGRMLDVLAIPGHEAASVAFYDRNSAVLLTGDTFYPGRLYVRDTAAFAASTARLVAFTASRTVSAILGTHIEQARTPFTDYPVGTVDQPDEDRLELSRADLVMLDSAVRTMRGRFTRTRLPRFTIWPR; from the coding sequence ATGCCCGTCACGTGGTACGCCGGAGGCATAACCTGTGACGCCCGCCCAACGTTCCGTATACATGAGTACCGGGAGGGCCTCTACATCCTGCGGCAGCCCGCCTGCACGAACTACGAGAAGCCGTTTCTCTACCTGCTCATCGGTAGCACGCGGGCGTTGCTGATCGACACGGGCGCCGGCGGTATCGACGTGGCGGCGCCAATCGACAGTCTGCTCACCGCGTGGCGCGCGACGCACGGCGGCGCTGTACGTCAGCTCGTGGTGGCGCACAGTCACGGCCACGGCGACCATACCGCTGGCGACGCGCAATTCCGTGACCGCGCCGGCATCGTGCTCGTTCCCCGCGATAGCGCGGCGGTGTACGCCTTCTTCGGATTTCGCGCGCAGCGCTCCGACGCGCAGCGTACCGACGCGGTGTCATTCGATCTGGGCGGTCGCATGCTGGACGTGCTCGCCATTCCGGGACACGAGGCCGCGAGTGTCGCCTTTTACGATCGAAATTCGGCCGTACTCCTGACGGGTGACACGTTCTATCCGGGGCGGCTCTATGTGCGCGACACGGCGGCGTTTGCCGCCAGCACGGCGCGCTTGGTCGCGTTCACGGCATCACGCACGGTGTCGGCGATCCTCGGCACCCACATTGAGCAAGCGCGTACGCCGTTCACGGACTATCCGGTGGGCACGGTTGACCAGCCGGATGAGGACCGACTCGAACTCTCGCGTGCCGATCTGGTCATGCTCGACTCCGCCGTTCGCACCATGCGCGGCCGATTTACCCGCACGCGCTTGCCGCGCTTTACGATCTGGCCGCGCTGA
- a CDS encoding response regulator transcription factor, translated as MTRDLPVESPDALAAALVSDAIRRRGARFTGEPIRIAVLDRNQLSRQALTALLARDPRLHLVGDSSELEQCISHATHRAAQVVLLSAEPDAAAVIKQVAALAALPLGPHVIVLNGAQHPDEVLEAFRAGAYGYLPWSASFTELIEAIEMVADGMSYVLPTTAKALATGLRTPPLVAPLGSSCLDVLSARERTVLERIARGYSGPEVAEQLGITVKTVDTYRHRIHEKLGVHHRSDYVRIALDNNLLHREPA; from the coding sequence GTGACACGCGACCTTCCGGTGGAATCACCGGACGCACTGGCCGCTGCGCTGGTGAGTGACGCGATACGTCGCCGTGGGGCCCGCTTCACTGGCGAGCCCATTCGAATCGCGGTGCTGGATCGCAATCAACTCTCCCGGCAGGCGCTGACCGCGCTGCTGGCGCGAGATCCGCGCCTTCATTTGGTCGGTGATTCGTCCGAACTCGAGCAGTGCATCAGCCACGCGACGCATCGCGCAGCGCAGGTGGTGCTGCTGTCCGCCGAGCCGGACGCGGCTGCCGTGATCAAACAAGTCGCGGCGTTGGCAGCGCTACCCCTTGGGCCGCACGTGATCGTGCTGAACGGCGCGCAGCACCCCGACGAAGTGCTCGAGGCATTCCGCGCTGGCGCGTACGGGTATTTGCCGTGGAGCGCCTCCTTCACGGAGCTGATCGAAGCGATCGAGATGGTCGCTGACGGCATGAGCTATGTGTTGCCAACGACCGCCAAAGCGCTGGCCACGGGACTCCGCACGCCGCCGCTGGTAGCGCCTCTGGGGAGTTCGTGTCTCGACGTGCTGAGCGCACGGGAGCGCACGGTCCTCGAGCGCATCGCGCGCGGCTACAGCGGACCGGAAGTTGCCGAGCAGTTGGGCATTACGGTGAAGACGGTGGACACGTATCGCCATCGCATTCACGAGAAACTGGGCGTGCATCATCGCAGCGACTACGTGCGGATCGCGCTCGATAACAACCTCCTGCACCGAGAGCCGGCGTAG
- a CDS encoding alpha/beta fold hydrolase — protein MSTTSRPYRPAWWLPDPHSATLWGRIGRREPALAVRVERRDTPDGDFVEIARLESAEGAAAPRLLLFHGLEGGMHSHYARAMFREASQRGWAADLLLFRTCGTEPNRLPRSYHSGETTDPLWVVEQISREFPDAPLGLMGVSLGGNVLCKLLGEFGDVLPEQVVGAVGMSVPYDLARASRHIGRGFGAIYEKFFLKSLIPKALTKIDRHPELAPLRRVQNARTLWEFDDAFTAPLHGFRDAADYYARASSLPYLARIQLPTLLLSAVDDPFLPSDVLEEVRHAVRENDQVELEFPARGGHVGFTAGLRPWNPWYYGEWRAAEFLAARMQRFVRATR, from the coding sequence ATGTCCACGACATCGCGCCCCTATCGGCCAGCTTGGTGGCTTCCGGATCCTCACAGCGCCACGCTGTGGGGGCGGATCGGCCGCCGGGAGCCCGCGCTAGCCGTCCGTGTGGAGCGCCGGGACACCCCCGACGGCGACTTCGTTGAGATCGCGCGATTGGAGAGCGCCGAGGGTGCAGCGGCTCCCCGACTCCTGCTATTTCACGGGCTCGAGGGGGGCATGCACTCCCATTACGCCCGCGCCATGTTCCGCGAGGCGAGTCAGCGGGGGTGGGCGGCCGATTTGCTGCTCTTCCGCACGTGCGGCACCGAGCCGAATCGGTTGCCGCGCAGCTACCACTCCGGCGAGACCACCGACCCCCTGTGGGTTGTCGAGCAGATTTCCCGCGAATTCCCCGACGCGCCCCTCGGCCTGATGGGCGTCTCGTTGGGTGGCAATGTGCTGTGCAAGCTACTCGGCGAGTTCGGCGACGTGCTTCCGGAGCAGGTCGTGGGCGCGGTCGGGATGTCGGTGCCGTACGACCTCGCCAGGGCCTCTCGCCATATTGGACGGGGGTTCGGTGCGATCTACGAGAAGTTCTTTCTCAAGTCGCTGATCCCGAAGGCGCTGACCAAGATTGACCGGCATCCCGAGTTGGCCCCGCTGCGCCGGGTACAGAACGCCCGCACGCTCTGGGAGTTCGACGACGCCTTCACGGCGCCGCTGCACGGCTTTCGCGACGCGGCCGACTACTATGCCCGCGCCAGTTCTCTACCGTATCTGGCGCGGATTCAGCTCCCGACGCTCCTGCTCAGCGCGGTCGACGACCCGTTCCTGCCGTCCGACGTGCTGGAGGAGGTCCGACACGCGGTTCGCGAGAACGATCAGGTCGAGCTCGAATTCCCTGCGCGCGGGGGACATGTGGGCTTTACCGCCGGCCTGCGCCCGTGGAATCCGTGGTACTACGGCGAGTGGCGGGCCGCCGAGTTCCTCGCTGCCCGGATGCAGCGATTCGTGCGCGCGACCCGATAG
- a CDS encoding DUF3052 domain-containing protein, whose translation MAGYSGTPLAKKLGIVEGTVVHVVHEPSHYKTLLDPLPSSVRFLSRLTPAAQVVHLFTAERAELASRLTAWRTALPDTVVIWVSWPKKSAKVATDITEDTVRAVALPLGFVDVKVCAVDEVWSGLKLVVRKELRVAGGP comes from the coding sequence GTGGCTGGCTACTCCGGTACACCGCTGGCGAAGAAACTGGGCATCGTGGAGGGCACCGTGGTGCATGTCGTGCACGAGCCGTCGCACTACAAGACGCTGCTCGACCCGCTGCCGTCGTCGGTGCGCTTTCTGTCGCGGCTCACACCGGCGGCGCAGGTGGTGCACCTGTTCACGGCCGAGCGCGCTGAACTCGCGTCACGACTCACCGCGTGGCGCACCGCGCTTCCGGACACCGTCGTGATCTGGGTGTCATGGCCAAAGAAAAGCGCCAAGGTCGCGACGGATATCACGGAGGATACCGTACGCGCCGTGGCGCTTCCGTTGGGCTTCGTCGACGTGAAAGTGTGCGCCGTCGACGAGGTGTGGTCGGGTCTTAAGCTCGTGGTGCGGAAAGAACTCCGCGTCGCCGGCGGGCCATGA